In Pseudomonas fluorescens, the following are encoded in one genomic region:
- the apaG gene encoding Co2+/Mg2+ efflux protein ApaG has product MSDPRYQIDVSVVTRYLSEQSQPEHDRFAFAYTITVQNNGEMPAKLLSRHWVITDGDGHVEEVRGAGVVGLQPLIDPGKSHTYSSGTVMTTKVGTMQGTYQMLSDDGKHFDAIIAPFRLAVPGALH; this is encoded by the coding sequence ATGTCCGATCCTCGTTATCAGATCGACGTCAGCGTCGTCACCCGCTATCTGTCAGAACAATCGCAACCCGAGCACGACCGCTTTGCCTTCGCCTATACCATCACCGTGCAAAACAATGGCGAAATGCCCGCCAAACTGCTTTCACGGCACTGGGTCATCACCGATGGTGACGGGCATGTCGAAGAAGTGCGCGGCGCAGGCGTGGTAGGCCTGCAGCCCTTGATCGACCCCGGCAAAAGCCACACTTACAGCAGCGGCACGGTCATGACCACCAAGGTCGGCACTATGCAAGGCACCTATCAAATGCTGTCCGACGACGGCAAACATTTCGATGCCATCATCGCGCCCTTCCGCCTGGCGGTGCCCGGAGCCCTGCACTGA
- a CDS encoding symmetrical bis(5'-nucleosyl)-tetraphosphatase: MATYAVGDLQGCLQALQCLLKQVAFDPQRDRLWLVGDLVNRGPQSLETLRFLYSIRESLVCVLGNHDLHLLAAGRNIERLKKADTLREIIEAPDCAELLEWVRQQKLMHYDEQRNVALVHAGIPPQWSLRKALKYAAEVETALRDDNLLPPYLDGMYGNDPAKWDSDLKGVTRLRVITNYFTRMRFCTAEGKLDLKSKEGLDTAPPGYKPWFQHKERKTKDLKIIFGHWAALEGNVEEPGISALDTGCVWGGALTLMNVDSFERLSCKCDEHGHAVPPVASSILQTSPVSAPR; the protein is encoded by the coding sequence ATGGCAACGTACGCTGTCGGTGACCTGCAAGGCTGCCTTCAAGCCCTGCAATGCCTGCTCAAGCAAGTGGCGTTCGACCCACAACGCGATCGTCTGTGGCTGGTGGGCGACCTGGTCAACCGTGGGCCGCAGTCTCTGGAAACCTTGCGCTTTCTCTACAGCATCCGCGAATCGCTGGTGTGCGTGCTCGGCAACCACGACCTGCACCTGCTGGCGGCCGGACGCAACATCGAACGCCTGAAGAAGGCCGATACCCTGCGCGAGATCATTGAAGCGCCGGATTGCGCCGAACTGCTCGAATGGGTGCGCCAGCAAAAGCTCATGCACTATGACGAACAGCGCAACGTTGCACTGGTCCATGCCGGCATTCCACCCCAATGGTCGCTGCGCAAAGCCTTGAAATATGCTGCCGAAGTCGAGACTGCCTTGCGCGACGACAACCTGTTGCCGCCCTACCTCGATGGCATGTACGGCAACGATCCGGCGAAATGGGACAGCGACCTCAAAGGCGTGACGCGCCTGCGGGTGATCACCAACTATTTCACGCGCATGCGCTTTTGCACCGCCGAAGGCAAACTCGACCTCAAGAGCAAGGAAGGCCTCGATACCGCACCGCCTGGCTACAAGCCCTGGTTCCAGCACAAGGAACGCAAGACCAAGGATCTGAAAATCATCTTCGGTCACTGGGCAGCACTGGAAGGCAACGTCGAAGAGCCGGGTATTTCGGCGCTCGATACAGGCTGTGTCTGGGGCGGCGCCCTGACCCTGATGAACGTCGACAGCTTTGAGCGCCTGTCCTGCAAATGCGACGAACACGGCCATGCCGTGCCGCCAGTCGCCTCATCCATTCTCCAAACATCGCCAGTCAGCGCCCCGCGCTAG
- the glpE gene encoding thiosulfate sulfurtransferase GlpE: MSEFKRIPPEQAQALREQGAVVVDVRDPATFAALHIAGSKHLDNHSLHAFIQGADLDAPTVVVCYHGNSSQGAAAYLISQGFSDVYSMDGGFELWRTTYPAETAQGTTE, encoded by the coding sequence ATGAGCGAATTCAAACGTATCCCCCCGGAACAGGCCCAGGCCCTGCGCGAACAAGGCGCAGTGGTGGTCGACGTCCGCGACCCGGCCACATTTGCCGCCCTGCACATCGCAGGCTCGAAGCATCTGGACAACCATTCCCTGCACGCCTTCATCCAGGGCGCCGACCTCGATGCACCGACCGTGGTGGTCTGCTATCACGGCAATTCCAGCCAGGGCGCGGCCGCTTACCTGATCAGCCAGGGCTTCTCCGACGTCTACAGCATGGATGGCGGATTCGAGTTGTGGCGTACGACGTATCCTGCGGAAACGGCGCAAGGCACCACTGAATAA
- a CDS encoding PrkA family serine protein kinase: MSIFSHFQQRFESTRQEELSLQEYLELCKKDRSAYASAAERLLLAIGEPELLDTSTNSRLSRIFSNKVIRRYPAFEDFHGMEECIDQIVSYFRHAAQGLEEKKQILYLLGPVGGGKSSLAEKLKQLMEKVPFYAIKGSPVFESPLGLFNSTEDGAILEEDFGIPRRYLNTIMSPWATKRLAEFGGDISQFRVVKLYPSILNQIAVAKTEPGDENNQDISALVGKVDIRKLEEFPQNDADAYSYSGALCRSNQGLMEFVEMFKAPIKVLHPLLTATQEGNYNSTEGLGAIPFTGILLAHSNESEWHTFRNNKNNEAFIDRIYIVKVPYCLRVSDEVKIYDKLLFNSSLAKAHCAPDTLKMLAQFTVLSRLKEPENSNIYSKMRVYDGENLKDTDPKAKSIQEYRDNAGVDEGMNGLSTRFAFKILSKVFNFDPHEIAANPVHLLYVLEQQIEQEQFQAETRERYLRFLKEYLAPRYIEFIGKEIQTAYLESYSEYGQNIFDRYVLYADFWIQDQEYRDPETGEILNRVALNEELEKIEKPAGISNPKDFRNEIVNFVLRARANNNGKNPTWLSYEKLRVVIEKKMFSNTEDLLPVISFNAKASKEDQQKHNDFVTRMVERGYTDKQVRLLSEWYLRVRKSQ; this comes from the coding sequence ATGAGTATCTTTAGCCACTTCCAACAACGCTTCGAGTCCACACGCCAGGAAGAACTCTCTCTGCAAGAGTATCTGGAACTGTGCAAAAAAGACCGCAGCGCCTACGCTTCCGCCGCCGAGCGTCTGCTACTGGCCATCGGTGAACCGGAACTGCTCGACACCTCGACCAACTCGAGACTGTCGCGCATCTTCTCCAACAAGGTCATCCGCCGCTATCCGGCCTTTGAAGACTTCCACGGGATGGAAGAATGCATCGACCAGATCGTGTCGTATTTCCGCCATGCCGCTCAGGGCCTGGAAGAGAAGAAACAGATCCTTTACCTGCTCGGCCCTGTCGGTGGTGGTAAATCGTCCCTGGCCGAGAAGCTCAAGCAACTGATGGAAAAAGTGCCCTTCTATGCCATCAAGGGCTCGCCGGTTTTCGAGTCGCCCCTGGGTCTGTTCAACTCCACTGAAGATGGAGCGATCCTCGAGGAAGACTTCGGCATTCCACGGCGCTACCTCAACACCATCATGTCGCCATGGGCGACCAAGCGCCTGGCCGAATTCGGTGGCGACATCAGTCAGTTCCGCGTGGTGAAACTCTATCCCTCGATCCTCAACCAGATCGCCGTGGCCAAGACCGAACCAGGCGATGAAAACAACCAGGACATCTCGGCACTGGTGGGTAAGGTCGATATCCGCAAACTGGAAGAATTCCCACAGAACGACGCTGATGCATACAGCTACTCGGGCGCACTGTGCCGGTCCAACCAGGGCCTGATGGAATTCGTCGAAATGTTCAAGGCACCGATCAAGGTGCTGCACCCACTGCTGACCGCCACCCAGGAAGGCAACTACAACAGTACCGAAGGCCTCGGCGCGATTCCGTTCACCGGGATCCTGCTGGCGCACTCCAACGAATCGGAGTGGCACACCTTCCGCAACAACAAGAACAACGAAGCCTTCATCGACCGGATCTACATCGTCAAAGTGCCGTACTGCCTGCGGGTCAGTGACGAAGTGAAGATCTACGACAAGCTGCTGTTCAACAGTTCGCTGGCCAAGGCGCATTGCGCGCCGGATACCCTGAAGATGCTGGCCCAGTTCACCGTGCTCTCGCGCCTCAAGGAACCGGAAAACTCCAACATCTACTCGAAGATGCGCGTGTACGACGGCGAGAACCTCAAGGACACCGATCCGAAAGCCAAGTCGATCCAGGAATACCGCGACAATGCGGGCGTCGACGAAGGCATGAACGGCCTCTCGACCCGCTTCGCGTTCAAGATCCTGTCGAAGGTGTTCAACTTCGATCCGCATGAAATTGCCGCCAACCCGGTGCACTTGCTCTACGTGCTGGAACAACAGATCGAGCAGGAACAGTTCCAGGCCGAGACCCGCGAACGCTATCTGCGCTTCCTCAAGGAGTACCTGGCACCGCGTTACATCGAATTCATCGGCAAGGAGATCCAGACTGCCTACCTCGAGTCCTACAGCGAGTACGGCCAGAACATTTTCGATCGTTATGTGCTGTACGCCGACTTCTGGATCCAGGACCAGGAATATCGCGACCCGGAGACCGGCGAGATCCTCAACCGCGTAGCGTTGAACGAAGAACTGGAGAAAATCGAAAAACCGGCCGGCATCAGCAATCCGAAGGACTTCCGCAACGAAATCGTCAACTTCGTCCTGCGCGCCCGGGCCAACAACAACGGCAAGAACCCGACCTGGCTCAGCTACGAAAAACTGCGGGTGGTCATCGAGAAGAAAATGTTCTCCAACACCGAGGACCTGCTGCCAGTCATCAGCTTCAATGCCAAGGCCAGCAAAGAGGACCAGCAGAAACACAACGACTTCGTCACACGAATGGTCGAGCGGGGCTACACCGACAAACAGGTACGACTGCTGTCCGAGTGGTACCTGCGGGTCAGAAAATCACAATAA
- a CDS encoding YeaH/YhbH family protein: MSYVIDRRLNGKNKSTVNRQRFLRRYRDHIKKAVEEAVSRRSITDMEHGEQISIPGRDIDEPVLHHGRGGKQTVVHPGNKEFTSGEHIARPPGGGGGRGPGKAGNSGEGMDEFVFQITQEEFLEFMFEDLELPNLVKRNLTGTDTFKTVRAGISNEGNPSRINIIRTLRSAHARRIALSGSSRAKLREAKEELLRLKQEEPDNFGDIQEIEAEIEKLSARIHRIPFLDTFDLKYNLLIKQPNPSSKAVMFCLMDVSGSMTQATKDIAKRFFILLYLFLKRNYEKIDVVFIRHHTSAREVDEEEFFYSRETGGTIVSSALKLMQEIMAERYPSNEWNIYAAQASDGDNWNDDSPICRDILINQIMPFVQYYTYVEITPREHQALWFEYERIAEAFSDTFAQQQLVSAGDIYPVFRELFQRRLVT; the protein is encoded by the coding sequence ATGAGCTATGTGATCGACCGACGTCTCAATGGCAAGAACAAGAGCACGGTGAACCGCCAGCGGTTTCTGCGGCGCTACCGTGATCACATCAAAAAGGCTGTCGAAGAGGCGGTCAGCCGGCGCTCCATTACCGATATGGAACACGGCGAACAAATCAGCATTCCCGGTCGCGACATCGACGAGCCGGTGCTTCACCACGGTCGCGGTGGCAAGCAGACGGTCGTGCACCCGGGCAACAAGGAATTCACCAGCGGCGAACATATCGCCCGTCCACCGGGAGGCGGTGGTGGTCGAGGCCCCGGCAAGGCTGGCAATTCCGGCGAAGGGATGGACGAATTCGTCTTCCAGATCACCCAGGAAGAATTTCTCGAATTCATGTTCGAGGACCTCGAACTGCCCAACCTGGTCAAGCGCAACCTGACCGGCACCGACACCTTCAAGACCGTGCGCGCCGGGATCAGCAACGAGGGCAACCCATCGCGGATCAACATCATCCGCACCCTGCGTTCAGCCCACGCCCGGCGAATCGCCCTGTCCGGCAGCAGCCGGGCAAAACTGCGCGAAGCCAAAGAGGAACTTCTGCGACTCAAGCAGGAAGAACCGGACAACTTCGGCGATATTCAGGAAATCGAAGCAGAAATCGAAAAACTCAGCGCGCGCATTCACCGCATTCCGTTTCTCGACACATTCGACCTCAAGTACAACCTGCTCATCAAACAACCCAACCCCAGTTCCAAGGCCGTGATGTTCTGCCTGATGGATGTGTCCGGCTCGATGACCCAGGCGACCAAGGACATCGCCAAGCGCTTCTTTATCCTGCTGTACCTGTTTCTCAAGCGTAACTACGAAAAGATCGACGTCGTGTTCATCCGCCATCACACCAGCGCCCGCGAAGTGGATGAAGAGGAGTTTTTCTATTCCCGGGAAACCGGCGGCACCATCGTCTCCAGCGCCCTGAAACTGATGCAGGAGATCATGGCCGAGCGTTATCCGAGCAACGAGTGGAACATCTACGCCGCCCAGGCCTCCGACGGTGACAACTGGAACGACGACTCTCCGATCTGCCGCGACATCCTGATCAACCAGATCATGCCATTCGTGCAGTACTACACTTACGTTGAGATCACCCCGCGCGAACACCAGGCCCTGTGGTTCGAGTACGAGCGCATCGCCGAAGCCTTTTCCGACACTTTTGCCCAGCAACAACTGGTCTCGGCCGGGGATATCTATCCGGTCTTCCGTGAACTCTTCCAGCGCAGGTTAGTGACATGA
- a CDS encoding SpoVR family protein yields the protein MTAKEQKRQPISTGSEWTFELIQAYDREISRIAAGYALDTYPNQIEVITAEQMMDAYASVGMPLGYHHWSYGKHFLSTEKSYTRGQMGLAYEIVINSDPCIAYLMEENTICMQALVVAHACYGHNSFFKGNYLFRTWTDASSIIDYLVFAKQYIMQCEERHGIDAVEDLLDSCHALMNYGVDRYKRPYPISAEEERRRQKDREEHLQKQINDLWRTIPKGADKYSDKDNARFPAEPQENILYFIEKHAPLLEPWQREIVRIVRKIAQYFYPQRQTQVMNEGWATFWHYTLMNDLYDEGLVTDGFMMEFLTSHTSVVFQPGFDSPYYSGINPYTLGFAMYRDIRRMCEEPTEEDYRWFPDIAGTDWLAAIKFAMSSFKDESFILQYLSPKVIRDLKLFSILDDDQKDDLLVPAIHDEGGYRIIRETLAAQYNLGNREPNVQIYSIDRRGDRSLTLRHQQHDRKPLGESTEEVLKHLHRLWGFDIHLETLQGDQVMKTHHVPPRSEHSEGDYGRLDLAVIHL from the coding sequence ATGACCGCCAAAGAGCAGAAACGCCAACCCATTTCCACCGGCTCCGAATGGACGTTCGAGCTGATCCAGGCCTACGACCGCGAAATCAGTCGTATTGCGGCGGGTTACGCACTCGATACGTACCCCAACCAGATCGAAGTGATCACCGCCGAACAGATGATGGACGCCTACGCCTCGGTCGGTATGCCGCTGGGTTATCACCACTGGTCCTACGGCAAGCACTTCCTCAGCACCGAAAAGTCCTACACCCGCGGCCAGATGGGGCTGGCGTACGAGATCGTGATCAACTCCGACCCCTGCATCGCCTACCTGATGGAAGAAAACACCATCTGCATGCAGGCGCTGGTGGTGGCGCATGCCTGCTACGGGCACAACAGCTTTTTCAAAGGCAACTACCTGTTCCGCACCTGGACTGACGCCAGTTCGATCATCGACTACCTGGTGTTTGCCAAGCAGTACATCATGCAGTGCGAAGAGCGCCACGGTATCGACGCGGTCGAGGACCTGCTCGACTCCTGCCATGCGCTGATGAACTATGGTGTCGACCGCTACAAACGCCCCTATCCGATCTCCGCGGAAGAAGAACGTCGCCGGCAAAAGGACCGGGAAGAACACCTACAGAAACAGATAAACGATCTGTGGCGCACCATTCCCAAGGGCGCGGACAAGTACAGCGACAAGGACAACGCACGCTTCCCCGCCGAACCTCAGGAAAATATCCTGTATTTCATTGAAAAACACGCGCCGCTGCTGGAGCCATGGCAGCGGGAAATCGTGCGCATCGTGCGCAAGATCGCCCAGTATTTTTATCCACAGCGCCAGACCCAGGTGATGAACGAGGGCTGGGCCACGTTCTGGCACTACACCTTGATGAACGACCTGTACGACGAAGGCCTGGTCACCGACGGCTTCATGATGGAGTTCCTGACATCCCACACCAGCGTGGTCTTTCAGCCGGGCTTCGACAGCCCTTACTACAGCGGAATCAACCCCTACACTCTCGGGTTTGCCATGTACCGGGACATCCGGCGCATGTGCGAAGAACCTACGGAAGAAGATTACCGCTGGTTCCCGGACATCGCCGGTACCGACTGGCTGGCAGCCATCAAGTTCGCCATGAGCAGCTTCAAGGATGAGAGCTTCATCCTGCAGTACCTGTCGCCCAAGGTGATCCGCGACCTGAAGCTGTTCAGCATTCTCGATGACGACCAGAAGGACGACCTGCTGGTGCCCGCCATTCACGACGAAGGAGGCTACCGCATCATCCGTGAAACCCTCGCGGCACAGTACAACCTGGGCAATCGCGAGCCCAACGTGCAGATCTACAGCATCGACCGGCGTGGTGACCGCTCCCTGACCCTACGCCACCAGCAACACGACCGTAAACCGCTGGGAGAGTCCACCGAGGAAGTACTCAAGCACTTGCACCGCCTCTGGGGTTTCGACATTCACCTGGAAACCCTGCAGGGCGATCAGGTCATGAAAACCCATCATGTGCCGCCCAGAAGCGAGCACAGCGAAGGCGATTACGGCCGCCTGGACTTGGCCGTCATCCATCTTTGA
- a CDS encoding multifunctional CCA addition/repair protein, which yields MRIYKVGGAVRDRLLGKPVTDIDWVVVGATTEEMLAKGFRPVGADFPVFLHPKSGEEYALARTERKSGRGYGGFTFHASPEVTLEEDLIRRDLTINAMAEDDQQNLTDPYHGQRDLEARLLRHVSPAFAEDPLRVLRVARFAARYATLGFTVAPETLALMRQLSESGELEALTPERSWKEISRALMEDQPQVFVEVLRACGALKVLMPEVDALFGVPQPPAHHPEIDTGAHTLSVLQQAAQHKQPLTVRWACLLHDLGKGLTPEEEWPRHIAHEFKGLKLIKAVNERFKAPRDCQELAMLVGEYHTHGHRAFELKPSTLLELLQSFDIYRRPQRFEEFIAACEMDARGRKGLEERSYPQTDYLRGAATAARSVAVQPLLEKGFKGPELGEEIKRERLKALKAYKETASI from the coding sequence ATGCGGATTTATAAAGTCGGTGGTGCGGTACGTGATCGCCTGCTGGGCAAACCGGTTACCGATATCGACTGGGTCGTGGTCGGCGCGACGACCGAAGAGATGCTCGCCAAGGGCTTTCGCCCGGTGGGCGCGGATTTCCCGGTGTTCCTTCATCCCAAAAGCGGTGAGGAATACGCCCTCGCCCGCACCGAGCGCAAAAGCGGGCGCGGTTACGGCGGGTTCACTTTTCACGCCAGCCCTGAAGTCACCCTCGAAGAAGACCTGATCCGTCGCGACCTGACCATCAATGCCATGGCCGAAGACGATCAGCAGAACCTGACCGACCCGTACCACGGCCAGCGCGACCTCGAAGCACGCCTGCTTCGCCACGTTTCCCCGGCATTTGCCGAAGATCCGCTCCGGGTCCTGCGTGTTGCCCGCTTCGCGGCGCGCTACGCGACGCTGGGTTTTACCGTCGCCCCGGAAACCCTGGCGCTGATGCGCCAACTCAGCGAGTCAGGCGAGCTTGAAGCACTGACCCCGGAGCGCAGCTGGAAGGAAATTTCCCGCGCCCTGATGGAGGATCAGCCACAGGTGTTTGTCGAGGTTCTACGCGCATGTGGCGCACTCAAGGTGCTGATGCCCGAGGTCGACGCGCTATTTGGCGTACCGCAACCACCCGCCCACCACCCGGAAATCGATACAGGCGCACATACCCTGAGCGTGTTGCAGCAAGCAGCACAACACAAACAGCCGCTGACCGTGCGTTGGGCGTGTCTGCTGCATGACCTGGGCAAAGGCCTGACACCAGAGGAAGAATGGCCGCGACACATTGCCCATGAGTTCAAAGGCCTGAAGCTGATCAAAGCGGTCAATGAACGCTTCAAGGCGCCGAGAGACTGCCAGGAACTGGCGATGCTGGTGGGCGAGTATCACACCCACGGGCATCGCGCCTTTGAGCTGAAGCCATCGACACTGCTGGAATTACTGCAAAGCTTCGACATTTACCGTCGCCCACAGCGGTTCGAGGAGTTCATCGCGGCATGCGAGATGGATGCGCGAGGACGCAAAGGGCTGGAAGAAAGAAGTTATCCACAGACAGATTATTTGCGCGGCGCGGCAACTGCTGCTCGTAGCGTGGCGGTTCAGCCGTTGCTGGAGAAAGGCTTCAAGGGGCCGGAACTGGGGGAGGAGATCAAGCGCGAGCGGCTAAAAGCCTTGAAAGCCTACAAAGAGACCGCGTCGATCTGA
- the folK gene encoding 2-amino-4-hydroxy-6-hydroxymethyldihydropteridine diphosphokinase: MSLTQVYLGLGSNIEREAHLRAGLDALAAFLVDIRCSAVFESQPVGIKSGPFFNFVVSAYTDLPLMELDRRLKFIEADNGRYAPDRRGLPLDIDVLLFGDLVGNFDGLILPRAEILKNAFVLWPLSLIAPDRVHPGVGKSFATLWAESQINQVLAPVAFEWRGEQLTPSDLL, from the coding sequence ATGTCGCTGACTCAGGTGTACCTCGGGCTCGGTAGCAATATCGAGCGTGAAGCCCATTTGCGGGCGGGGCTCGATGCATTGGCGGCATTCCTCGTCGATATCCGCTGTTCGGCGGTGTTCGAAAGCCAGCCGGTGGGCATCAAGAGCGGGCCGTTCTTCAATTTCGTGGTGTCGGCGTATACCGATCTGCCGCTGATGGAGCTTGATCGTCGACTTAAGTTCATCGAGGCGGATAATGGTCGTTACGCACCGGATCGCCGAGGTTTACCGCTGGATATCGACGTGTTGTTGTTCGGTGATCTGGTGGGCAACTTCGATGGCTTGATCTTGCCGCGGGCAGAAATTCTGAAAAATGCGTTCGTTTTGTGGCCGTTGTCGTTGATTGCGCCGGATCGAGTGCACCCGGGTGTGGGTAAAAGTTTCGCCACCTTGTGGGCGGAATCGCAGATCAATCAAGTGCTGGCACCGGTGGCTTTCGAATGGCGCGGTGAGCAGCTGACACCTTCAGATTTGTTGTGA
- the folB gene encoding dihydroneopterin aldolase — protein MDRVFIEGLEVDTVIGAYDWERGIRQCLRLDLSFAWDNRPAAAGDDLTLALDYASVSSRIQAFAEQAQFQLVETFAERLVEVLMSEFKITWMRLKLTKPGAVPAATGGVGVEIERGCR, from the coding sequence TTGGACAGAGTGTTTATCGAGGGCCTGGAAGTCGACACGGTGATTGGTGCCTACGACTGGGAACGAGGCATCCGACAGTGCTTGCGTCTTGACCTGAGCTTCGCCTGGGATAATCGCCCGGCCGCAGCCGGTGATGACCTGACCCTGGCGCTCGACTACGCCAGTGTTTCCTCGCGCATCCAGGCGTTTGCCGAGCAGGCGCAATTCCAGCTGGTGGAAACCTTTGCCGAGCGCCTGGTTGAAGTGCTGATGAGCGAATTCAAGATCACCTGGATGCGCCTGAAGCTGACCAAGCCCGGCGCCGTTCCGGCTGCCACCGGCGGTGTGGGCGTGGAGATCGAGCGCGGATGTCGCTGA
- the plsY gene encoding glycerol-3-phosphate 1-O-acyltransferase PlsY — translation MFWLLAILAYLLGSLSFAILLSRLTGNPDPRMSGSGNAGATNMLRLAGKKLAILTLLGDLCKGLLPVLIARLAGLSQQEQAWIGVYAVIGHLFPLYFRFRGGKGVATAAGMLLGLYPPAALLAVCAWLLTFYLTRTSSLAALIATPLTLPLLAWQEPAALLPMSALTGLIVWRHRGNLRDLFAGRERHF, via the coding sequence ATGTTTTGGTTATTGGCGATCCTCGCCTACCTGCTCGGCTCTCTGTCCTTTGCCATTTTGCTCAGCCGCCTGACCGGTAACCCCGATCCGCGAATGAGTGGTTCGGGCAATGCCGGTGCCACCAACATGTTGCGCCTGGCCGGCAAGAAACTCGCCATCCTGACCCTGCTCGGCGACCTTTGCAAAGGCCTGCTGCCGGTACTGATTGCGCGCCTTGCGGGCCTTTCGCAGCAGGAACAGGCCTGGATCGGAGTCTATGCCGTCATCGGCCATCTGTTTCCGTTGTATTTCCGCTTTCGCGGCGGCAAGGGTGTCGCCACCGCTGCCGGCATGTTGCTGGGACTGTACCCGCCCGCAGCCCTTCTGGCGGTCTGCGCCTGGCTCTTGACGTTCTACCTGACCCGCACCAGCTCCCTGGCCGCCCTCATCGCCACACCGCTGACCCTGCCTTTGCTGGCCTGGCAAGAACCGGCCGCCCTGCTGCCCATGAGCGCACTCACCGGGCTGATCGTCTGGCGTCATCGAGGCAATCTACGCGACCTGTTTGCCGGGCGCGAACGGCATTTCTAG
- the tsaD gene encoding tRNA (adenosine(37)-N6)-threonylcarbamoyltransferase complex transferase subunit TsaD: MLVLGLETSCDETGVALYDSERGLLADALFSQIDLHRAYGGVVPELASRDHVKRMLPLIRQVLAEADCVPTEIDAIAYTAGPGLVGALLVGASCAQALAFAWGIPALGVHHMEGHLLAPMLEPQPPEFPFVALLVSGGHTQLVQVDGIGQYTLLGETLDDAAGEAFDKTAKMMGLNYPGGPEIARLAEQGVAGRFVFPRPMCDRPGLDFSFSGLKTFALNTWQQCVSAGDDGEQARCDIALAFQQAVVETLTIKCKRALKQAGMRRLVIAGGVSANKALRSSLEKMLGDMKGDVFYARPEFCTDNGAMIAFAGCQRLQAGQQESLAISVQARWPMEQLSAL, from the coding sequence ATGCTAGTACTGGGATTAGAAACCTCCTGCGACGAAACCGGTGTCGCATTATATGACAGTGAACGCGGCCTGCTGGCCGACGCATTGTTCAGTCAGATCGACCTGCACCGTGCCTATGGTGGCGTGGTGCCGGAGCTGGCTTCGCGCGATCATGTCAAACGCATGCTGCCCTTGATTCGTCAGGTGTTGGCCGAGGCCGACTGCGTGCCGACCGAGATCGATGCGATCGCCTACACCGCGGGTCCTGGCCTGGTCGGTGCCTTGCTGGTAGGGGCTTCCTGCGCTCAGGCGCTGGCCTTTGCCTGGGGCATTCCGGCCCTCGGCGTGCATCACATGGAAGGCCATTTGCTGGCGCCGATGCTGGAGCCGCAACCGCCGGAATTTCCGTTCGTCGCTTTGTTGGTGTCGGGTGGTCATACGCAACTGGTTCAGGTCGACGGAATCGGTCAGTACACGCTCCTGGGCGAGACCCTGGATGACGCCGCTGGCGAGGCTTTCGACAAGACGGCCAAGATGATGGGCCTCAATTATCCGGGCGGACCGGAGATCGCTCGCCTTGCAGAACAGGGCGTTGCAGGGCGTTTCGTCTTCCCGCGTCCGATGTGCGACCGTCCGGGCCTGGATTTCAGCTTCAGTGGCCTGAAAACCTTTGCGTTGAACACCTGGCAGCAGTGCGTCAGCGCCGGGGACGACGGCGAACAAGCCCGTTGCGACATCGCGCTGGCGTTCCAGCAGGCCGTGGTGGAGACTTTGACCATCAAGTGCAAGCGTGCCCTCAAGCAGGCAGGAATGAGGCGCCTGGTGATCGCTGGAGGCGTCAGCGCCAACAAGGCGTTGCGCTCTTCTTTGGAGAAGATGCTCGGCGACATGAAGGGCGACGTGTTTTATGCGCGCCCTGAGTTCTGCACCGATAATGGCGCAATGATCGCCTTTGCCGGCTGCCAGCGATTGCAGGCCGGTCAGCAGGAAAGCCTGGCGATCAGCGTGCAGGCGCGCTGGCCGATGGAGCAGTTGTCGGCATTGTGA
- the rpsU gene encoding 30S ribosomal protein S21, protein MPAVKVKENEPFDVALRRFKRSCEKAGVLAEVRSREFYEKPTSERKRKAAAAVKRHAKKVQREQRRAVRLY, encoded by the coding sequence ATGCCAGCCGTCAAAGTAAAAGAGAACGAACCCTTCGACGTAGCTCTGCGTCGTTTCAAGCGCTCCTGCGAAAAAGCCGGTGTACTGGCTGAAGTTCGTAGCCGCGAATTTTACGAGAAGCCAACTTCTGAGCGTAAGCGCAAAGCAGCAGCCGCTGTTAAGCGTCACGCCAAGAAAGTTCAGCGCGAACAGCGCCGCGCCGTTCGTCTGTACTAA